A stretch of the Chloroflexota bacterium genome encodes the following:
- a CDS encoding glycerol-3-phosphate acyltransferase has translation MNVAVGIVFIGYVLGSIPTAVIVSRRVAGVDIRTLGDANMGARNVSRTLGWKPAVVVAVVDFAKGFAPVVLAKALGLSLTWQIAAGVAALLGHDFPLFAGFSGGQGLATTLGVLMTLAPREMVIGLIVYGLLYLLTRNSDLGAGVGIGLTVLLMVLGGQPTGLVLASLAMILSIPAKQALDRPRRMRLQKM, from the coding sequence ATGAACGTGGCGGTTGGGATCGTGTTCATCGGCTACGTGCTCGGTTCCATCCCGACGGCCGTCATCGTGTCGCGGCGCGTGGCAGGGGTGGACATTCGCACGCTGGGCGACGCCAACATGGGCGCCCGCAACGTTTCGCGGACGTTGGGCTGGAAGCCGGCGGTGGTCGTGGCGGTGGTGGACTTCGCCAAAGGGTTCGCGCCGGTGGTGCTGGCAAAGGCGCTCGGGTTGAGCCTGACCTGGCAGATCGCCGCCGGAGTCGCCGCGCTCTTGGGGCACGACTTCCCGCTGTTCGCAGGGTTCAGCGGGGGGCAGGGCCTGGCCACCACGTTGGGCGTGCTGATGACGCTGGCACCCAGGGAGATGGTCATCGGCCTCATCGTGTACGGCTTGCTCTACCTGCTCACGCGCAATTCGGACCTGGGCGCGGGCGTGGGCATCGGGCTGACCGTGCTGCTGATGGTGCTGGGCGGGCAACCCACGGGCCTTGTGCTCGCCAGCCTGGCGATGATCCTCTCCATTCCGGCGAAGCAGGCGCTGGAC
- a CDS encoding alpha/beta fold hydrolase, whose protein sequence is MPRIAVQGISLHYEEAGAGEPLLFIHGLGSSGRDWEMQIPFFAQNYRVVVFDLRGHGKSDKPRGPYTMSQFAADAAGLMQALGIAPAHVVGISLGGMIALQLAVDRPDMVKSLVIVNSGPEFVARTLKERLAVLQRFLIVRLVGMRRMGEILAARLFPKPEQEALRAMLVARWAENDPRAYRDAMRAIVGWSVADRLGQIAVPTLVVAADQDYTPVSAKQAYVAKMPRAELAVIHDARHALPVERPDEFNAVVAAFLARQRA, encoded by the coding sequence ATGCCGCGAATTGCCGTGCAAGGGATTTCGCTCCACTACGAAGAGGCTGGCGCCGGCGAGCCTCTGCTCTTCATCCACGGTCTGGGTTCCAGCGGGCGCGACTGGGAGATGCAAATCCCCTTTTTCGCCCAGAACTACCGCGTGGTCGTGTTTGACCTGCGCGGGCATGGCAAGTCCGACAAGCCCCGCGGCCCCTACACCATGTCCCAATTCGCCGCAGACGCCGCCGGCCTGATGCAGGCCCTGGGCATCGCGCCGGCGCACGTGGTGGGCATCTCGCTGGGCGGCATGATCGCGCTGCAACTGGCGGTGGACCGGCCCGATATGGTCAAGAGCCTGGTGATCGTGAACAGCGGCCCCGAGTTCGTGGCGCGGACGCTGAAGGAACGCCTGGCCGTGCTCCAGCGCTTCCTTATCGTGCGCCTGGTCGGGATGCGCAGGATGGGCGAAATCCTGGCGGCACGGCTCTTCCCCAAGCCGGAACAAGAGGCGCTGCGGGCGATGCTGGTGGCACGTTGGGCCGAAAACGACCCCCGCGCCTACCGCGACGCCATGCGGGCGATCGTGGGCTGGAGCGTGGCCGACCGCCTGGGCCAAATCGCCGTCCCCACCCTCGTGGTGGCGGCAGACCAGGATTACACGCCCGTGTCGGCCAAGCAGGCCTACGTCGCCAAGATGCCGCGCGCGGAACTGGCGGTGATTCACGACGCGCGGCACGCCCTGCCCGTGGAGCGCCCCGACGAGTTCAACGCCGTTGTGGCGGCATTCCTCGCCCGTCAGCGCGCGTAG
- a CDS encoding AAA family ATPase yields the protein MAEKKRVAKIAITGKGGVGKTTLAGLLAYIFAAQGENVIAIDADPDANLASALGFPPELVEQITPIAAMDDLIYERTGAQRGTTGGFFQINPRVDDIPDRFSAVHRGIRLLVLGTVKKGGAGCICPESALLRSLMVNLLLHRNEVVIADMEAGIEHLGRATAQAVDAMIVVVEPGRRSLQTAETIRRLAGDLGLARVFVVGNKVRNDEDRRFIAENLPDFKVLGYLPFSADAIRSDLEGKAVYDIAPGLVAEAEKIAAALRGNGK from the coding sequence ATGGCAGAAAAGAAACGAGTCGCCAAGATCGCCATAACCGGCAAGGGCGGCGTCGGCAAGACGACCCTGGCCGGTCTTCTTGCGTACATCTTCGCCGCCCAGGGCGAAAACGTCATCGCCATTGACGCCGACCCCGACGCGAATCTCGCCTCGGCGCTGGGGTTCCCGCCGGAACTGGTGGAGCAGATTACCCCCATCGCCGCCATGGACGACCTCATCTACGAGCGCACCGGCGCGCAGCGCGGCACCACCGGCGGCTTCTTCCAGATCAACCCGCGCGTGGACGACATCCCCGACCGCTTCAGCGCCGTGCATCGGGGCATTCGGCTGCTGGTGCTGGGCACGGTCAAGAAAGGCGGCGCGGGGTGCATCTGCCCCGAAAGCGCGCTCCTGCGCTCGCTGATGGTCAACCTGCTGCTCCACCGCAACGAGGTGGTCATCGCCGACATGGAAGCCGGCATTGAGCACCTGGGGCGCGCCACGGCCCAGGCGGTGGACGCCATGATCGTCGTTGTGGAGCCGGGCCGCCGCAGCCTCCAGACGGCGGAGACGATTCGTCGCCTGGCGGGAGATTTGGGCCTCGCGCGGGTCTTCGTGGTGGGCAACAAGGTGCGCAACGACGAGGATCGCCGCTTCATTGCCGAGAACCTGCCCGACTTCAAGGTGCTGGGGTACCTTCCGTTTTCGGCCGACGCCATCCGCTCGGATCTGGAAGGCAAAGCCGTGTACGACATCGCGCCCGGCCTGGTGGCCGAAGCCGAGAAGATCGCCGCGGCCCTGCGCGGGAACGGGAAGTAG
- a CDS encoding peptidylprolyl isomerase, with amino-acid sequence MKRSWLLASLVVVALLTAGCSLLPGQQAPAQPTTATQATQPSAGGDTMPTAVIPTPGAEVGTVAARVNGQEIPMATFQKQFFQFKVALTDQNVDLTTDEGKAALAQVRIQVLNSLIELALIQQAAARMGISISDEQLEARVQETVAAGGGEEKFQAWLAESGITPEEFREQLRAELLTEMVIQQVTTSVPETAEQVHARHILLSTEQAAQEALRRIQAGEDFAKVAREMSQDEVTRADGGDLGFFPKGMLSVPKEIEDAAFALQPGQVSGIVRSPYGYHIIQVLERQTGRTLPPDVYQAMKQKAFDDWLQQQRAAAQVEILVPME; translated from the coding sequence ATGAAGAGATCTTGGCTGCTGGCAAGTCTTGTGGTAGTGGCTTTGCTGACAGCGGGGTGCAGCCTGTTGCCGGGGCAGCAGGCGCCGGCCCAACCCACGACCGCGACCCAGGCGACGCAGCCCTCCGCGGGCGGAGATACGATGCCCACGGCGGTCATCCCGACGCCCGGGGCCGAGGTGGGGACCGTGGCCGCGCGCGTGAACGGCCAGGAGATCCCCATGGCCACGTTCCAGAAGCAGTTCTTCCAGTTCAAGGTGGCGCTGACGGATCAGAACGTGGACCTCACCACGGACGAAGGGAAGGCGGCCCTGGCCCAGGTGCGCATCCAGGTACTGAACTCGCTGATTGAACTGGCGCTCATCCAGCAAGCCGCGGCGCGCATGGGCATCTCTATCTCCGACGAGCAGTTGGAAGCCCGCGTGCAGGAGACCGTGGCGGCGGGCGGCGGCGAGGAAAAGTTCCAGGCGTGGCTCGCCGAGAGCGGCATCACGCCCGAGGAGTTCCGCGAACAACTGCGCGCCGAGTTGCTCACCGAGATGGTCATCCAGCAGGTAACCACGTCCGTGCCGGAAACGGCCGAACAGGTGCACGCGCGGCACATCCTATTGAGCACCGAACAGGCCGCCCAAGAGGCTCTACGCCGCATCCAGGCCGGCGAGGATTTCGCCAAAGTGGCCCGCGAGATGTCGCAGGATGAGGTTACGCGCGCCGACGGGGGCGACCTCGGCTTCTTCCCCAAGGGGATGTTGAGCGTGCCCAAGGAGATAGAGGACGCGGCCTTTGCGCTACAGCCCGGCCAGGTCAGCGGCATCGTCCGCAGCCCCTACGGGTATCACATCATCCAGGTGCTGGAGCGGCAGACGGGGAGGACGCTCCCGCCGGATGTGTACCAGGCGATGAAGCAGAAAGCCTTTGACGACTGGCTCCAGCAGCAGCGCGCCGCCGCCCAGGTGGAGATTCTGGTTCCGATGGAATAG
- a CDS encoding DMT family transporter, with protein MSAPSHTSAHSRLSVSALLADAGLALVTLIWGLTFVIVKDVVAQVPVMTFLAWRFGVGAVALLPLSFRGLRKAGRREWIAGALIGASLFAGYVLQTAGLQWTTASKTGFITGLYVPLVPLFAWPLMREKPSRNAVVGLILATVGLALLSLRGDLRVEKGDLLVLGCAVAFAWQVVLIAYFAPRMPALTLAQVQIAVVAVASALVAALAGEQLAPLPRAVWGAVAFNGVLATSVALALQNYLQGKTSATHAALIFVLEPVFAAMFGWLLAGETLDLRGWVGSAMILAGMIVGQKNHRSGDPPERPEEGLGTPR; from the coding sequence ATGTCCGCGCCATCCCACACATCTGCGCACTCACGCCTATCGGTCTCCGCGCTTCTGGCCGACGCCGGGCTTGCCCTAGTTACGCTCATCTGGGGGCTGACGTTCGTCATCGTGAAGGACGTCGTGGCCCAGGTGCCCGTCATGACCTTCCTGGCGTGGCGGTTTGGCGTGGGGGCGGTGGCGCTGCTGCCGTTGTCGTTCCGCGGGCTTCGGAAGGCCGGCCGGCGCGAATGGATTGCTGGCGCGCTCATCGGCGCGTCGTTGTTCGCGGGGTACGTGTTGCAGACGGCCGGCCTCCAGTGGACAACCGCCAGCAAGACCGGCTTCATCACGGGGCTGTACGTGCCGCTGGTGCCCCTGTTCGCCTGGCCCCTCATGCGCGAGAAGCCCAGCCGCAATGCCGTCGTGGGCCTGATCCTGGCCACCGTGGGGCTGGCGCTCTTATCGCTTCGCGGCGATTTGCGGGTTGAGAAGGGCGACCTTCTGGTGTTAGGGTGCGCGGTGGCCTTCGCGTGGCAGGTGGTGCTCATCGCCTATTTCGCGCCGCGCATGCCCGCGCTGACGCTGGCCCAGGTGCAGATTGCGGTGGTGGCGGTGGCTTCGGCGCTGGTGGCGGCCCTGGCGGGCGAGCAACTCGCGCCGCTGCCGCGCGCCGTGTGGGGCGCTGTGGCGTTCAACGGCGTCCTCGCCACGTCCGTCGCCCTTGCCCTGCAGAACTACCTGCAGGGCAAGACGAGTGCCACCCACGCGGCGCTGATCTTCGTGCTGGAGCCGGTCTTCGCCGCGATGTTCGGCTGGCTCCTCGCCGGCGAGACGCTGGATTTGCGGGGGTGGGTGGGTTCCGCTATGATTCTGGCGGGCATGATTGTGGGCCAGAAAAATCACCGCTCGGGCGATCCGCCTGAGCGACCGGAGGAAGGACTTGGAACTCCCCGATAG
- a CDS encoding VWA domain-containing protein has protein sequence MLAVDIGPVFKPRRLSTPLDRLTRSTAGKRSLTKTRRKRGRYVQSVPANGKPDDLALDATLRHAALNRTRTHSAEPGIQLKKSDWQKKVRVRRAANLILFVVDASWSMAASERIEATKGAIFSLLTDAYKRRDQVGLVVFQREEARLELAPTSSVELAKEALKDIPVGGKTPLSHGLVLAYRVIQQARRKDPEVMPLMILLTDGAGNVSLTRLPPQEEALRVARLIARSGIRSVVINMEHPSFDRGLTQELAEALRGPCYTLKELRAQELYQTVRDELASER, from the coding sequence ATGCTCGCCGTGGACATCGGCCCAGTCTTCAAGCCCCGGCGACTGAGCACCCCCCTGGACCGCCTCACCCGCAGCACGGCGGGCAAGCGAAGCCTCACCAAGACCCGGCGCAAGCGCGGGCGCTACGTGCAAAGCGTGCCGGCCAACGGCAAGCCCGACGATCTGGCGCTGGACGCGACCCTGCGCCACGCCGCCCTGAACCGCACGCGCACCCACTCCGCCGAGCCTGGCATCCAGTTGAAGAAATCCGACTGGCAGAAGAAGGTGCGGGTACGCCGCGCCGCCAACCTCATCCTCTTCGTTGTGGACGCCAGTTGGTCCATGGCGGCCTCGGAGCGGATTGAGGCCACCAAGGGCGCCATCTTCTCCCTGCTCACCGACGCCTACAAGCGCCGCGACCAAGTGGGCCTGGTGGTGTTCCAGCGCGAGGAAGCGCGCCTGGAACTGGCCCCCACGTCCAGCGTGGAACTGGCGAAGGAAGCGCTGAAAGACATCCCTGTTGGTGGCAAGACCCCATTGAGCCACGGCCTGGTGTTGGCCTATCGCGTGATCCAGCAGGCGCGCCGCAAAGACCCGGAGGTCATGCCGCTGATGATCCTGCTGACCGACGGCGCGGGCAACGTCTCGCTCACGCGCTTGCCGCCCCAGGAGGAGGCGCTCCGCGTGGCCCGACTCATCGCCCGCAGCGGCATCCGCTCGGTCGTGATCAACATGGAACACCCCTCGTTTGACCGCGGCCTCACCCAGGAACTGGCGGAGGCGTTGAGGGGGCCCTGCTACACCCTGAAGGAACTCCGCGCCCAGGAACTGTACCAGACGGTGCGCGACGAACTCGCTTCCGAAAGGTAG